A genomic segment from Leopardus geoffroyi isolate Oge1 chromosome A2, O.geoffroyi_Oge1_pat1.0, whole genome shotgun sequence encodes:
- the HYAL2 gene encoding hyaluronidase-2 isoform X3 codes for MWAGLGPAITLAVVWAAAWATQLKPTAPPIFTGRPFVVAWDVPTQDCGPRLKVPLDLKAFDVQASPNEGFVNQNITIFYHDRLGLYPRFSSVGRSVHGGVPQNGSLWAHLKMLQEHVEHYIRTQEPAGLAVIDWEDWRPVWVRNWQDKDIYRQSSRQLVAVRHPDWPSDRVVKQAQYEFEFAARQFMLETLRFVKAVRPRHLWGFYLFPDCYNHDYVQNWETYTGRCPDVEVSRNDQLAWLWAESTALFPSVYLDETLASSTHGRNFVSFRVQEALRVAHTHHPNHALPVYVFTRPTYSRKLTGLSEMDLISTIGESAALGAAGVILWGDAGYTTSTETCQYLKDYLTRLLVPYVVNVSWAAQYCSRAQCHGHGRCVRRDPSANTFLHLSASSFRLVPSHVPGEPQLRPEGELSWADLNHLQTHFRCQCYLGWGGEQCQWDHTRAAGGASGAWAGSHLTGPLAAAALALTWTL; via the exons ATGTGGGCAGGCTTGGGCCCTGCCATCACACTGGCTGTGGTGTGGGCGGCGGCATGGGCCACCCAGCTCAAGCCCACAGCGCCACCCATCTTTACGGGCCGACCCTTTGTGGTAGCATGGGACGTGCCCACACAAGATTGTGGCCCTCGCCTCAAGGTGCCACTGGACCTAAAGGCCTTTGATGTACAGGCCTCACCTAATGAGGGTTTTGTGAACCAGAACATCACCATTTTCTACCATGACCGGCTGGGCCTGTATCCCCGCTTCAGTTCAGTGGGGAGGTCAGTGCACGGTGGTGTGCCACAGAATGGCAGCCTCTGGGCACATCTGAAGATGCTGCAGGAACACGTGGAGCACTACATTCGTACACAGGAGCCTGCAGGGCTGGCAGTTATCGACTGGGAGGACTGGCGGCCTGTGTGGGTGCGCAACTGGCAGGACAAGGACATATACCGTCAATCATCACGCCAGTTGGTGGCTGTTCGCCACCCTGACTGGCCATCAGATCGTGTAGTCAAGCAGGCGCAATACGAGTTTGAATTCGCTGCACGGCAGTTCATGCTGGAGACACTGCGCTTTGTCAAGGCAGTTCGGCCTCGGCACCTCTGGGGCTTCTACCTCTTCCCAGACTGTTACAACCATGATTATGTGCAGAACTGGGAGACCTATACAGGCCGCTGCCCTGACGTTGAGGTCTCCCGAAATGACCAGCTGGCCTGGCTGTGGGCAGAGAGCACAgccctcttcccctctgtctaCCTGGATGAGACACTTGCGTCCTCCACCCACGGCCGCAACTTTGTCAGCTTCCGTGTTCAGGAGGCCCTTCGTGTGGCTCACACCCACCACCCCAACCATGCACTCCCGGTCTACGTCTTCACGCGACCCACCTATAGTCGCAAGCTCACGGGGCTTAGCGAG ATGGATCTCATCTCCACCATTGGTGAGAGTGCAGCCCTGGGTGCGGCCGGTGTCATCCTCTGGGGCGATGCAGGCTACACCACCAGCACG GAGACCTGCCAGTACCTCAAGGATTACCTGACTCGGCTGCTGGTCCCCTACGTAGTCAACGTGTCCTGGGCTGCCCAGTATTGCAGCCGGGCCCAGTGCCATGGCCACGGGCGCTGTGTGCGTCGTGACCCCAGCGCCAATACCTTCCTGCACCTCAGTGCCAGCAGCTTCCGCTTGGTGCCTAGCCATGTACCTGGTGAGCCGCAGCTGCGACCAGAGGGGGAGCTCAGCTGGGCTGATCTCAACCACCTGCAGACGCACTTTCGCTGCCAGTGCTACTTAGGTTGGGGCGGTGAGCAATGCCAGTGGGACCACACACGGGCAGCTGGGGGTGCCAGTGGGGCCTGGGCTGGGTCCCACCTCACTGGCCCACTGGCTGCGGCAGCCCTGGCCCTCACCTGGACTTTATAG
- the HYAL2 gene encoding hyaluronidase-2 isoform X5 gives MRPFSPEVSLEPPCAMAVHLLPIYALFLTLLDKTQGSRSPMVPNQPFTTIWNANTQWCLEKYGVDVDVSVFDVVANPGQTFRGPDMTIFYSYQLGTYPYYTSAGEPVFGGLPQNASLDTHLAHSFQDILAAIPASDFSGLAVIDWEAWRPRWAFNWDAKDIYRQRSRSLVQAQHPDWPAPWVEATARDQFQEAAQAWMAGTLKLGQALRPRGLWGFYGFPDCYNYDFLSPNYTGQCPPGICAQNDQLGWLWGQSRALYPSIYMPTELEGTGKGQVYVRHRVGEAFRVAVGAGDPDLPVLPYAQIFYDGTNRSLPLESCQAIKEYVDTTLGPFVLNVTSGALLCSQALCSGHGRCARRPSHPEALLILNPTSFSIQPTPGGGPLTLQGALSLEDRMQMAVEFKCRCYRGWKGAWCEKQGTW, from the exons ATGAGGCCCTTCAGCCCTGAG GTTTCACTAGAACCACCCTGTGCCATGGCAGTCCACCTGCTTCCCATCTACGCCCTCTTCCTGACCTTGCTGGACAAAACCCAAGGCTCCAGGAGCCCCATGGTACCCAACCAGCCCTTCACCACCATCTGGAACGCAAACACCCAGTGGTGCCTGGAGAAATACGGCGTGGACGTGGACGTCAGTGTCTTTGATGTGGTGGCCAACCCGGGGCAGACCTTCCGCGGCCCTGACATGACCATTTTCTACAGCTACCAGCTGGGCACCTACCCCTACTACACGTCTGCCGGGGAGCCTGTGTTTGGTGGGCTGCCCCAGAATGCCAGCCTGGATACCCACCTGGCCCACTCATTCCAGGACATCCTGGCTGCCATCCCTGCATCTGACTTCTCAGGGCTGGCAGTCATCGATTGGGAGGCGTGGCGCCCACGCTGGGCCTTCAACTGGGATGCCAAAGACATTTATCGGCAGCGCTCACGGTCACTGGTGCAGGCGCAGCATCCTGACTGGCCAGCTCCTTGGGTGGAGGCCACAGCTCGGGACCAGTTCCAGGAGGCTGCACAGGCCTGGATGGCAGGCACCCTCAAGCTGGGGCAAGCACTGAGGCCTCGTGGCCTCTGGGGCTTCTACGGCTTCCCTGACTGCTATAACTATGACTTTCTAAGCCCCAACTATACAGGCCAGTGCCCCCCGGGTATCTGTGCCCAGAATGACCagctggggtggctgtggggtCAGAGCCGTGCCCTCTACCCCAGCATCTACATGCCTACAGAGCTAGAgggcacagggaagggacaggtgTATGTGCGGCACCGTGTAGGTGAGGCATTCCGTGTGGCTGTGGGTGCTGGGGACCCTGATCTGCCAGTGCTGCCCTATGCCCAGATCTTCTACGACGGGACGAACCGCTCTCTGCCCTTG GAATCATGCCAGGCCATCAAGGAGTATGTGGACACCACACTGGGGCCCTTTGTCCTCAACGTGACCAGCGGGGCTCTTCTGTGCAGTCAAGCCCTATGCTCAGGCCATGGTCGCTgtgccaggcgccccagccaccCTGAGGCCCTCCTCATCCTCAACCCCACCAGTTTCTCCATCCAGCCCACACCTGGTGGCGGGCCCCTGACCCTACAAGGTGCCCTCTCACTTGAGGATCGGATGCAGATGGCTGTGGAGTTCAAATGTCGCTGCTACCGTGGCTGGAAGGGAGCATGGTGTGAGAAGCAAGGCACGTGGTAA
- the HYAL2 gene encoding hyaluronidase-2 isoform X4, with translation MRPFSPEVSLEPPCAMAVHLLPIYALFLTLLDKTQGSRSPMVPNQPFTTIWNANTQWCLEKYGVDVDVSVFDVVANPGQTFRGPDMTIFYSYQLGTYPYYTSAGEPVFGGLPQNASLDTHLAHSFQDILAAIPASDFSGLAVIDWEAWRPRWAFNWDAKDIYRQRSRSLVQAQHPDWPAPWVEATARDQFQEAAQAWMAGTLKLGQALRPRGLWGFYGFPDCYNYDFLSPNYTGQCPPGICAQNDQLGWLWGQSRALYPSIYMPTELEGTGKGQVYVRHRVGEAFRVAVGAGDPDLPVLPYAQIFYDGTNRSLPLDELEHSLGESAAQGAAGVVLWVSWENTRTKESCQAIKEYVDTTLGPFVLNVTSGALLCSQALCSGHGRCARRPSHPEALLILNPTSFSIQPTPGGGPLTLQGALSLEDRMQMAVEFKCRCYRGWKGAWCEKQGTW, from the exons ATGAGGCCCTTCAGCCCTGAG GTTTCACTAGAACCACCCTGTGCCATGGCAGTCCACCTGCTTCCCATCTACGCCCTCTTCCTGACCTTGCTGGACAAAACCCAAGGCTCCAGGAGCCCCATGGTACCCAACCAGCCCTTCACCACCATCTGGAACGCAAACACCCAGTGGTGCCTGGAGAAATACGGCGTGGACGTGGACGTCAGTGTCTTTGATGTGGTGGCCAACCCGGGGCAGACCTTCCGCGGCCCTGACATGACCATTTTCTACAGCTACCAGCTGGGCACCTACCCCTACTACACGTCTGCCGGGGAGCCTGTGTTTGGTGGGCTGCCCCAGAATGCCAGCCTGGATACCCACCTGGCCCACTCATTCCAGGACATCCTGGCTGCCATCCCTGCATCTGACTTCTCAGGGCTGGCAGTCATCGATTGGGAGGCGTGGCGCCCACGCTGGGCCTTCAACTGGGATGCCAAAGACATTTATCGGCAGCGCTCACGGTCACTGGTGCAGGCGCAGCATCCTGACTGGCCAGCTCCTTGGGTGGAGGCCACAGCTCGGGACCAGTTCCAGGAGGCTGCACAGGCCTGGATGGCAGGCACCCTCAAGCTGGGGCAAGCACTGAGGCCTCGTGGCCTCTGGGGCTTCTACGGCTTCCCTGACTGCTATAACTATGACTTTCTAAGCCCCAACTATACAGGCCAGTGCCCCCCGGGTATCTGTGCCCAGAATGACCagctggggtggctgtggggtCAGAGCCGTGCCCTCTACCCCAGCATCTACATGCCTACAGAGCTAGAgggcacagggaagggacaggtgTATGTGCGGCACCGTGTAGGTGAGGCATTCCGTGTGGCTGTGGGTGCTGGGGACCCTGATCTGCCAGTGCTGCCCTATGCCCAGATCTTCTACGACGGGACGAACCGCTCTCTGCCCTTG GATGAGCTGGAGCACAGCCTGGGGGAAAGTGCAGCCCAGGGGGCAGCAGGAGTGGTACTCTGGGTGAGCTGGGAGAACACAAGAACTAAG GAATCATGCCAGGCCATCAAGGAGTATGTGGACACCACACTGGGGCCCTTTGTCCTCAACGTGACCAGCGGGGCTCTTCTGTGCAGTCAAGCCCTATGCTCAGGCCATGGTCGCTgtgccaggcgccccagccaccCTGAGGCCCTCCTCATCCTCAACCCCACCAGTTTCTCCATCCAGCCCACACCTGGTGGCGGGCCCCTGACCCTACAAGGTGCCCTCTCACTTGAGGATCGGATGCAGATGGCTGTGGAGTTCAAATGTCGCTGCTACCGTGGCTGGAAGGGAGCATGGTGTGAGAAGCAAGGCACGTGGTAA
- the HYAL2 gene encoding hyaluronidase-2 isoform X2 translates to MWAGLGPAITLAVVWAAAWATQLKPTAPPIFTGRPFVVAWDVPTQDCGPRLKVPLDLKAFDVQASPNEGFVNQNITIFYHDRLGLYPRFSSVGRSVHGGVPQNGSLWAHLKMLQEHVEHYIRTQEPAGLAVIDWEDWRPVWVRNWQDKDIYRQSSRQLVAVRHPDWPSDRVVKQAQYEFEFAARQFMLETLRFVKAVRPRHLWGFYLFPDCYNHDYVQNWETYTGRCPDVEVSRNDQLAWLWAESTALFPSVYLDETLASSTHGRNFVSFRVQEALRVAHTHHPNHALPVYVFTRPTYSRKLTGLSEMDLISTIGESAALGAAGVILWGDAGYTTSTVSLEPPCAMAVHLLPIYALFLTLLDKTQGSRSPMVPNQPFTTIWNANTQWCLEKYGVDVDVSVFDVVANPGQTFRGPDMTIFYSYQLGTYPYYTSAGEPVFGGLPQNASLDTHLAHSFQDILAAIPASDFSGLAVIDWEAWRPRWAFNWDAKDIYRQRSRSLVQAQHPDWPAPWVEATARDQFQEAAQAWMAGTLKLGQALRPRGLWGFYGFPDCYNYDFLSPNYTGQCPPGICAQNDQLGWLWGQSRALYPSIYMPTELEGTGKGQVYVRHRVGEAFRVAVGAGDPDLPVLPYAQIFYDGTNRSLPLESCQAIKEYVDTTLGPFVLNVTSGALLCSQALCSGHGRCARRPSHPEALLILNPTSFSIQPTPGGGPLTLQGALSLEDRMQMAVEFKCRCYRGWKGAWCEKQGTW, encoded by the exons ATGTGGGCAGGCTTGGGCCCTGCCATCACACTGGCTGTGGTGTGGGCGGCGGCATGGGCCACCCAGCTCAAGCCCACAGCGCCACCCATCTTTACGGGCCGACCCTTTGTGGTAGCATGGGACGTGCCCACACAAGATTGTGGCCCTCGCCTCAAGGTGCCACTGGACCTAAAGGCCTTTGATGTACAGGCCTCACCTAATGAGGGTTTTGTGAACCAGAACATCACCATTTTCTACCATGACCGGCTGGGCCTGTATCCCCGCTTCAGTTCAGTGGGGAGGTCAGTGCACGGTGGTGTGCCACAGAATGGCAGCCTCTGGGCACATCTGAAGATGCTGCAGGAACACGTGGAGCACTACATTCGTACACAGGAGCCTGCAGGGCTGGCAGTTATCGACTGGGAGGACTGGCGGCCTGTGTGGGTGCGCAACTGGCAGGACAAGGACATATACCGTCAATCATCACGCCAGTTGGTGGCTGTTCGCCACCCTGACTGGCCATCAGATCGTGTAGTCAAGCAGGCGCAATACGAGTTTGAATTCGCTGCACGGCAGTTCATGCTGGAGACACTGCGCTTTGTCAAGGCAGTTCGGCCTCGGCACCTCTGGGGCTTCTACCTCTTCCCAGACTGTTACAACCATGATTATGTGCAGAACTGGGAGACCTATACAGGCCGCTGCCCTGACGTTGAGGTCTCCCGAAATGACCAGCTGGCCTGGCTGTGGGCAGAGAGCACAgccctcttcccctctgtctaCCTGGATGAGACACTTGCGTCCTCCACCCACGGCCGCAACTTTGTCAGCTTCCGTGTTCAGGAGGCCCTTCGTGTGGCTCACACCCACCACCCCAACCATGCACTCCCGGTCTACGTCTTCACGCGACCCACCTATAGTCGCAAGCTCACGGGGCTTAGCGAG ATGGATCTCATCTCCACCATTGGTGAGAGTGCAGCCCTGGGTGCGGCCGGTGTCATCCTCTGGGGCGATGCAGGCTACACCACCAGCACG GTTTCACTAGAACCACCCTGTGCCATGGCAGTCCACCTGCTTCCCATCTACGCCCTCTTCCTGACCTTGCTGGACAAAACCCAAGGCTCCAGGAGCCCCATGGTACCCAACCAGCCCTTCACCACCATCTGGAACGCAAACACCCAGTGGTGCCTGGAGAAATACGGCGTGGACGTGGACGTCAGTGTCTTTGATGTGGTGGCCAACCCGGGGCAGACCTTCCGCGGCCCTGACATGACCATTTTCTACAGCTACCAGCTGGGCACCTACCCCTACTACACGTCTGCCGGGGAGCCTGTGTTTGGTGGGCTGCCCCAGAATGCCAGCCTGGATACCCACCTGGCCCACTCATTCCAGGACATCCTGGCTGCCATCCCTGCATCTGACTTCTCAGGGCTGGCAGTCATCGATTGGGAGGCGTGGCGCCCACGCTGGGCCTTCAACTGGGATGCCAAAGACATTTATCGGCAGCGCTCACGGTCACTGGTGCAGGCGCAGCATCCTGACTGGCCAGCTCCTTGGGTGGAGGCCACAGCTCGGGACCAGTTCCAGGAGGCTGCACAGGCCTGGATGGCAGGCACCCTCAAGCTGGGGCAAGCACTGAGGCCTCGTGGCCTCTGGGGCTTCTACGGCTTCCCTGACTGCTATAACTATGACTTTCTAAGCCCCAACTATACAGGCCAGTGCCCCCCGGGTATCTGTGCCCAGAATGACCagctggggtggctgtggggtCAGAGCCGTGCCCTCTACCCCAGCATCTACATGCCTACAGAGCTAGAgggcacagggaagggacaggtgTATGTGCGGCACCGTGTAGGTGAGGCATTCCGTGTGGCTGTGGGTGCTGGGGACCCTGATCTGCCAGTGCTGCCCTATGCCCAGATCTTCTACGACGGGACGAACCGCTCTCTGCCCTTG GAATCATGCCAGGCCATCAAGGAGTATGTGGACACCACACTGGGGCCCTTTGTCCTCAACGTGACCAGCGGGGCTCTTCTGTGCAGTCAAGCCCTATGCTCAGGCCATGGTCGCTgtgccaggcgccccagccaccCTGAGGCCCTCCTCATCCTCAACCCCACCAGTTTCTCCATCCAGCCCACACCTGGTGGCGGGCCCCTGACCCTACAAGGTGCCCTCTCACTTGAGGATCGGATGCAGATGGCTGTGGAGTTCAAATGTCGCTGCTACCGTGGCTGGAAGGGAGCATGGTGTGAGAAGCAAGGCACGTGGTAA
- the HYAL2 gene encoding hyaluronidase-2 isoform X1, whose amino-acid sequence MWAGLGPAITLAVVWAAAWATQLKPTAPPIFTGRPFVVAWDVPTQDCGPRLKVPLDLKAFDVQASPNEGFVNQNITIFYHDRLGLYPRFSSVGRSVHGGVPQNGSLWAHLKMLQEHVEHYIRTQEPAGLAVIDWEDWRPVWVRNWQDKDIYRQSSRQLVAVRHPDWPSDRVVKQAQYEFEFAARQFMLETLRFVKAVRPRHLWGFYLFPDCYNHDYVQNWETYTGRCPDVEVSRNDQLAWLWAESTALFPSVYLDETLASSTHGRNFVSFRVQEALRVAHTHHPNHALPVYVFTRPTYSRKLTGLSEMDLISTIGESAALGAAGVILWGDAGYTTSTVSLEPPCAMAVHLLPIYALFLTLLDKTQGSRSPMVPNQPFTTIWNANTQWCLEKYGVDVDVSVFDVVANPGQTFRGPDMTIFYSYQLGTYPYYTSAGEPVFGGLPQNASLDTHLAHSFQDILAAIPASDFSGLAVIDWEAWRPRWAFNWDAKDIYRQRSRSLVQAQHPDWPAPWVEATARDQFQEAAQAWMAGTLKLGQALRPRGLWGFYGFPDCYNYDFLSPNYTGQCPPGICAQNDQLGWLWGQSRALYPSIYMPTELEGTGKGQVYVRHRVGEAFRVAVGAGDPDLPVLPYAQIFYDGTNRSLPLDELEHSLGESAAQGAAGVVLWVSWENTRTKESCQAIKEYVDTTLGPFVLNVTSGALLCSQALCSGHGRCARRPSHPEALLILNPTSFSIQPTPGGGPLTLQGALSLEDRMQMAVEFKCRCYRGWKGAWCEKQGTW is encoded by the exons ATGTGGGCAGGCTTGGGCCCTGCCATCACACTGGCTGTGGTGTGGGCGGCGGCATGGGCCACCCAGCTCAAGCCCACAGCGCCACCCATCTTTACGGGCCGACCCTTTGTGGTAGCATGGGACGTGCCCACACAAGATTGTGGCCCTCGCCTCAAGGTGCCACTGGACCTAAAGGCCTTTGATGTACAGGCCTCACCTAATGAGGGTTTTGTGAACCAGAACATCACCATTTTCTACCATGACCGGCTGGGCCTGTATCCCCGCTTCAGTTCAGTGGGGAGGTCAGTGCACGGTGGTGTGCCACAGAATGGCAGCCTCTGGGCACATCTGAAGATGCTGCAGGAACACGTGGAGCACTACATTCGTACACAGGAGCCTGCAGGGCTGGCAGTTATCGACTGGGAGGACTGGCGGCCTGTGTGGGTGCGCAACTGGCAGGACAAGGACATATACCGTCAATCATCACGCCAGTTGGTGGCTGTTCGCCACCCTGACTGGCCATCAGATCGTGTAGTCAAGCAGGCGCAATACGAGTTTGAATTCGCTGCACGGCAGTTCATGCTGGAGACACTGCGCTTTGTCAAGGCAGTTCGGCCTCGGCACCTCTGGGGCTTCTACCTCTTCCCAGACTGTTACAACCATGATTATGTGCAGAACTGGGAGACCTATACAGGCCGCTGCCCTGACGTTGAGGTCTCCCGAAATGACCAGCTGGCCTGGCTGTGGGCAGAGAGCACAgccctcttcccctctgtctaCCTGGATGAGACACTTGCGTCCTCCACCCACGGCCGCAACTTTGTCAGCTTCCGTGTTCAGGAGGCCCTTCGTGTGGCTCACACCCACCACCCCAACCATGCACTCCCGGTCTACGTCTTCACGCGACCCACCTATAGTCGCAAGCTCACGGGGCTTAGCGAG ATGGATCTCATCTCCACCATTGGTGAGAGTGCAGCCCTGGGTGCGGCCGGTGTCATCCTCTGGGGCGATGCAGGCTACACCACCAGCACG GTTTCACTAGAACCACCCTGTGCCATGGCAGTCCACCTGCTTCCCATCTACGCCCTCTTCCTGACCTTGCTGGACAAAACCCAAGGCTCCAGGAGCCCCATGGTACCCAACCAGCCCTTCACCACCATCTGGAACGCAAACACCCAGTGGTGCCTGGAGAAATACGGCGTGGACGTGGACGTCAGTGTCTTTGATGTGGTGGCCAACCCGGGGCAGACCTTCCGCGGCCCTGACATGACCATTTTCTACAGCTACCAGCTGGGCACCTACCCCTACTACACGTCTGCCGGGGAGCCTGTGTTTGGTGGGCTGCCCCAGAATGCCAGCCTGGATACCCACCTGGCCCACTCATTCCAGGACATCCTGGCTGCCATCCCTGCATCTGACTTCTCAGGGCTGGCAGTCATCGATTGGGAGGCGTGGCGCCCACGCTGGGCCTTCAACTGGGATGCCAAAGACATTTATCGGCAGCGCTCACGGTCACTGGTGCAGGCGCAGCATCCTGACTGGCCAGCTCCTTGGGTGGAGGCCACAGCTCGGGACCAGTTCCAGGAGGCTGCACAGGCCTGGATGGCAGGCACCCTCAAGCTGGGGCAAGCACTGAGGCCTCGTGGCCTCTGGGGCTTCTACGGCTTCCCTGACTGCTATAACTATGACTTTCTAAGCCCCAACTATACAGGCCAGTGCCCCCCGGGTATCTGTGCCCAGAATGACCagctggggtggctgtggggtCAGAGCCGTGCCCTCTACCCCAGCATCTACATGCCTACAGAGCTAGAgggcacagggaagggacaggtgTATGTGCGGCACCGTGTAGGTGAGGCATTCCGTGTGGCTGTGGGTGCTGGGGACCCTGATCTGCCAGTGCTGCCCTATGCCCAGATCTTCTACGACGGGACGAACCGCTCTCTGCCCTTG GATGAGCTGGAGCACAGCCTGGGGGAAAGTGCAGCCCAGGGGGCAGCAGGAGTGGTACTCTGGGTGAGCTGGGAGAACACAAGAACTAAG GAATCATGCCAGGCCATCAAGGAGTATGTGGACACCACACTGGGGCCCTTTGTCCTCAACGTGACCAGCGGGGCTCTTCTGTGCAGTCAAGCCCTATGCTCAGGCCATGGTCGCTgtgccaggcgccccagccaccCTGAGGCCCTCCTCATCCTCAACCCCACCAGTTTCTCCATCCAGCCCACACCTGGTGGCGGGCCCCTGACCCTACAAGGTGCCCTCTCACTTGAGGATCGGATGCAGATGGCTGTGGAGTTCAAATGTCGCTGCTACCGTGGCTGGAAGGGAGCATGGTGTGAGAAGCAAGGCACGTGGTAA